The Proteiniphilum propionicum genome contains the following window.
TTGCATGAATCTGATTGGGTTGCAAAATGGATTACCGACAACCATCCAAAAGATTTCGAACCGGCTCCCATGTTTCGGAGGGAGTTTTTTGCAGATAAAAAAGTGGTACAAGCACGCTTATATATTGCCAGTGCCGGTTATTACCTCGCTTACCTGAATGGCGAAGCTGTGGGTGACCATTGCCTTGATCCTGGTTATACTCAGTTTGATAAGCGTATCCTGTATGTTACACACGATGTAACCAGATTGATAAGGCAGGGGAAAAACGCTATAGGCGCTGTTTTGGGAAACGGGTGGTATAACGTGCAATCTAAAGCTGAATGGCTTTTTGAAACTGCTTTCTGGAGGAATCGCCCATCTTTTATCGCCGAACTTCATATTAATTACGAGGATGGCAGTCAGGATTTTATTCTTAGTGATAATCTCTGGAAAACTAATGCAGGTGCTTACCGTTATAATGATATTTATAGCGGCGAATTTTATGATGCACGCCTTGAAGATAACGGCTGGATTTATGCCGATTATAATGATTCTGGCTGGGAGTATGCAGAGGAAATTGAATCACCTTCGCAAAAACTGGTCTCTCAGCAGATGCCTCCGATTCGTGTTACGGAAACGATAAAACCAGTTGGTTTTAAGAAATTCAACAATCAACTATATGTGTATAGCTTCCCGAAAAATATGGCAGGGTTCTGTTCTCTCCATGTGAAAGGGACCGAAGGTACCAATGTACGCGTCTCCTACGGAGAGTTATTAAAGGATGGTGGGCGTTTGGAACAGGGGAATATAAATGTATATTACCATCCGGAAAAAGAGGAACAGATCTTTCAAAGTGACCTGTTCACGTTAAAAGGGGACAAGCAGGGAGAGACTTTCACACCGGCATTCTCTTACAATGGGTTTCAATATGTTGAGGTGGAGAGTGATCAGCCTGTTGAGTTGTCTGAGAATGATCTGACGGCGCTGTTTGTGCATACCGACCTGGCACCCGTGGGCAGCTTTAGCTGTTCGTCAGACTTGTTGAATAAGGTGTGGAATGCTACTATGCAGGCATACCGAAGCAATATTCATAGTATTCCCACCGACTGTCCGCAACGTGAAAAGAATGGCTGGACTGCTGATGCTTATATAGCTATTGATCTGGCTTTGTTGGGATATGATGGTATTACTCTTTATGAGAAGTGGATGAATGATTTTATTGATAATCAAAGGCCTAGCGGAGAAATTTCAGGTATTATCCCGTCTTGCGGGTGGGGATTTGGTGAGTGGCCCGGCCCGGTATGGGATGCTGCAATGTTTATTATTCCTTATGCTTTATATAATTATTATGGCGATATGCGATGTATTGAAAACCTCTACCCATCAATGAAAAAATATCTGGAGTATATCAAAACCACAGAGAGAGATGGATACCTTCCTTCAGGGTTAGGTGACTGGGTATTCTGGAAGTCAACAACCAACGTTGAGTATACATCAACATTGTTTTATTATCTGGATAATAAACTTATGTCATTCTTCTCCGACCTGTTGGGCAAAGATTCTACTCCATACCGTAATAAAGCCGAAACTCTAAAAGAGCTTATCAACAATAGATATTTTAACCCCATTACCGGTATTTATGCTGAGGGAACACAAACAGCTCAGGCTCTTGCCCTCTATTTGGGTTTGGTGGATGAAGGTAAAGAGGCTTTAGTGGCCGAAAACCTGCATAATAAGGTTGTTGAAAACAATTATTTTTTAGACTTTGGCCTTCTTGGCAGTAAAACAGTACCGGCTATGCTTACTAAATACGGTTATGTTGAAGATGTGATGAAGATGGCTCTTAAAACCGATGCCCCATCGTGGGGCTACTGGGTGGAAGCCATGGGATACAGCACATTACCCGAGACCTGGACCTTGGATCCGGATTTCAAGGATGCCTCTCTGAATCACGTTTTTATGGGTGATATATCGGCCTGGATGATGAATAACCTGGCAGGAATTAATTATGACAAGAATAACCCGGGATTTAAGAATATTTTGTTTACCCCTCACTTTGTGAAAGATTTAGATTGGGCTAAAGGGAGCTACTATTCAGTAAAAGGTTTAATAACCAGTGAGTGGAGAAGGGTAAAAGATGAAGTAAAACTCACCATCTCTTTACCGGTGGGAACTACAGGTATATTGAAAGCTGGAGATGATGAGACTAATTTAAAACCGGGTAAACATACATTTACATACAAAGAGTAGAACCCATTTTATTGGGGAGTATAAAAACTGCTGTAAATGTTTGCCGGATCTATTACTTTATGTCGATATAGGATATTTGATAAAACGGATAATCCATATGGCGGTTCTTTTTTGAGAAATGGAAAGCTAATATTATTAGTACGATGGGCAAATTCAAATTTGCCCATCGTACTTCTTCTAAATAGTTTTAACAGAGCTACAGTAACCTATTTTATTTTTGCAAGTCCTTGCCAGGAAATAAAATGTTTTCTTATTCCTTTTTCATCCATCCATTTACGTGTATCCATCGTTGTCAGATTTCCTGAGCCGGGGCCGCCCCCATTATTGTTCTCCCAAACCCAGGTTGGAGTTGACCAGAGACAGGTATGGAAGTTGACTGTTTTGTAAAAATTCTCATCACACCCTTGCTGCCCATGATGAGCCATCTGCAGGTAGTCGCAGTTCAGATCGTTTACAAATGAACTTTGGAGTGCTTTATTCCCACACTCAACGCCGGCATCACCAAGAAAAACGAACGATTTGTGGTTATCCCAAACACGAATGATGCAACTTGAGTTGTTGTACGGATTTGTTGTGAATTCAGGATTGGCGACCCCTAATATCTTGAATCTGATTTCATCAATATCAAACTGCAAACCCGGTTCGGTAATATTCACCACATCTATACCGGAATTGTTAAGTGCTCTATCATATTTATACACATCTTCCTGACTGGCCTCTTCCAGTCTGATAATGGAATCAGGGAGTGCCGAATGGATAATTCTTTTAATAATGATGTCGTTGGGCTTTTCCAGTATATTTGTAAGAGCACCCATATGGTCATCATGTGGATGGCTTACGATCCACAGTTCCACTTCATTTCCAAGTGCTCCTATAAAGCCTCTCAGGTATGATTCTTCCGATGCTGTGCCTCCGTCTATTACAACAACTTTTCCTCCATTACTTTTTATGATATAGCTATTACCGATTGTATTGACCTGTGAGGGCAGTTGCCAGAGTGTAAACCTTTTCCCGGTAGTACAACAGGCAAGGAGCATTATAATAAAAAAAGATACCGGGAAAACGCGGATTGAGATTTTTAATTTCATTATTCAATAAGTTTATTTTTTTTATTTTAATATTTTATGATAGGTTCTGATTCTGCTGATTGTTACCGGCCCGAATA
Protein-coding sequences here:
- a CDS encoding ComEC/Rec2 family competence protein produces the protein MKLKISIRVFPVSFFIIMLLACCTTGKRFTLWQLPSQVNTIGNSYIIKSNGGKVVVIDGGTASEESYLRGFIGALGNEVELWIVSHPHDDHMGALTNILEKPNDIIIKRIIHSALPDSIIRLEEASQEDVYKYDRALNNSGIDVVNITEPGLQFDIDEIRFKILGVANPEFTTNPYNNSSCIIRVWDNHKSFVFLGDAGVECGNKALQSSFVNDLNCDYLQMAHHGQQGCDENFYKTVNFHTCLWSTPTWVWENNNGGGPGSGNLTTMDTRKWMDEKGIRKHFISWQGLAKIK
- a CDS encoding family 78 glycoside hydrolase catalytic domain — protein: MKMMLRLVLLLCPVFLLAGCSDNKTVEIKNLRTEYMVEPLGVESAMPRFTWEYQGDDEDFKEGKHVIYIGTDKENLQPCDTYLDYESHTRYYWRVKVWNENDKEPILSDIASFETGKLHESDWVAKWITDNHPKDFEPAPMFRREFFADKKVVQARLYIASAGYYLAYLNGEAVGDHCLDPGYTQFDKRILYVTHDVTRLIRQGKNAIGAVLGNGWYNVQSKAEWLFETAFWRNRPSFIAELHINYEDGSQDFILSDNLWKTNAGAYRYNDIYSGEFYDARLEDNGWIYADYNDSGWEYAEEIESPSQKLVSQQMPPIRVTETIKPVGFKKFNNQLYVYSFPKNMAGFCSLHVKGTEGTNVRVSYGELLKDGGRLEQGNINVYYHPEKEEQIFQSDLFTLKGDKQGETFTPAFSYNGFQYVEVESDQPVELSENDLTALFVHTDLAPVGSFSCSSDLLNKVWNATMQAYRSNIHSIPTDCPQREKNGWTADAYIAIDLALLGYDGITLYEKWMNDFIDNQRPSGEISGIIPSCGWGFGEWPGPVWDAAMFIIPYALYNYYGDMRCIENLYPSMKKYLEYIKTTERDGYLPSGLGDWVFWKSTTNVEYTSTLFYYLDNKLMSFFSDLLGKDSTPYRNKAETLKELINNRYFNPITGIYAEGTQTAQALALYLGLVDEGKEALVAENLHNKVVENNYFLDFGLLGSKTVPAMLTKYGYVEDVMKMALKTDAPSWGYWVEAMGYSTLPETWTLDPDFKDASLNHVFMGDISAWMMNNLAGINYDKNNPGFKNILFTPHFVKDLDWAKGSYYSVKGLITSEWRRVKDEVKLTISLPVGTTGILKAGDDETNLKPGKHTFTYKE